ATCTGGAAACATTAACTACCCAAATACATTCCtaggacttttttttattattatttgtaaaaggacagttttaaatgtctgattaGATATTATCCTACACAAGGATGCCTTGTGCAAtacaacaaatgaaataaattgaacTGGAGAATTTTCTGAATGTGTGTATATTCATCAGACACCTGATGCATAAAGGCTTAGACTCTTACAATTTAGTCATCTAGAAGAATGTGAAttcttaaaaacacttttttttttctaagattgttcttgagtattttttttttgtaatgtaaagttttttttttttaatttaggtaaTGAAAattgaatgtttgtttaaaagaaatgtattcctaaaatattttgtgaattcatccccttatttttagtttaaataatattttttgcaacAGTGTTATATTCCACGttaagtaaatttaaattaagtgCAATTGTAAATCCCATGTTCATAGttgtatttgatttgtttttgcatttcagaaatgaaaagttttttttttagcactgaaAAGCTCATTTACCTAATGTTAAAAAGGtaagttgtaaataaattttaaatgttattttcagtttacactgattttattaaaataaaaataaaaaaatttaaaatcctattaggctttttttcttcatgcaaaactttttttttttttttgatgaaacatGACAAGGACAAATTGTCATCAGAGATTCCCATCCATTATCAGTTTATGTGAtgaaataaacaatgaaataaacataaatgttgatttttgtttgtttgtttctacaaAGATAGAAAACTCAATTTCACTATTCAAAAAGGTTCAATATTTATAAAGCATCGTCATATACAATCAAATATCAAACTGCATAAATGTACAAAGCAAATCTGAGAGTGTTTGCTGTGTGTTCAGGGTCATTTCACTACTACaacacaatgttttttgtttttttggattgtCATGTAAATCTTTTGATCTCACAACAACACCTcagatttattagttttaattagtGTCAATTTGTGGGATTTCTTGGCCGCCGTTTTTGTACCTCAAAACACTCAGATAAAGAAGATAAAGATAATTTAGATTTAGTATTCTCAATAAAGAAGGACTGAGTGAAGTTCAGAAACATATGCAGAAGAAAAAACATGAATACTGAAACTGGAAAGAGAAGTTTAGTACGTTGACCAGAGCCTGTTGATTGTGGTTTCTTTAATCTGTGCTGTTCTCTTTATGTTGATGTGGAGGAAGGAGGAGGCAGGCTGTGCTGTTTCCTGTCCCCGTGCCCTCCATGTGTGGAGGCCATGCGCTGGAATGGGGCTGAAGTTTACGGCGTTTTGATCTTCTTGAGACGAGGAGATGTGCCGTTCTCTGCTTTAATCAGTCCATTCTCATGGTGACCAACTGCAGAACATACAAACAGCTCGTGTTAGAGAAGAAAGACGCATCACTGAACACCAAACAACATGTGACCAAAGACATCAGACCTACGAAACCAGTGTCTGTCATTCCTGAGTGTCACGGAGAAGAAAGACGCATCACTGAACACCAAACAACATGTGACCAAAGACATCAGACCTTTTTATATAAAGATAGatatacactttttaacctaaacccacccctaccagaaaaatgtctgcatttttacaatttcaaaaaaaaaattttaaaaaaaaactactttttattttataaccagTTTTTACAAATGAGAGACGTCCCCAAATGGAGGTTTTTGgcgattttgtcaggttttgctcacttttgcGTACAAATTTGTCTCCAAAATATGGTTAATAtggaattacacacacacacaaaataaaataatattattgtctGGAGGACAGAGAAGGTTCACCTAAAAAAGTATTCTTTACAAAagctgtatgattttttttcagtagacATTTCCAAGCTATCCaccatagctttgtgtgagaaaaacaaaattgaatGATGAATTCATGAATGAGCACGCAgattcaacacaaaaaaaattaattaattaaaaaaattttttttcttttttggtaagGCCCCATGATAACTTCCCGTCTTCTGATTCAAACTGACATTCCAAGAAAATGTCATTGTCTagtttcacaattaaaaaaaacaaaaaaaaaaaaaaaatctcagtgcaAAGGTTGTTTTGGTTGTTATTTTGTGGCTTTTCAACTACTTATACCTTTCTGGAGAAAATGTAACCAATTAACaataccccaaaaaaaaaaaaaaaaaaaaaaaaaaaaaaaaaaaaaaaaaaaactactttatacTTGTGACTATTTGCACAACGAGGTGCAAATAACAAGTGGTCACTGGGTGAACAGTACACATAGTAAAGCgttatataaatgcctcattcattctgAAATTGTTTTGTGTATCTGCACAgcaaatttttaacaaaatattttggtCAAACACAATGGAATTAGATaggaattttaattttattaatttttatatttttttttttatttttctttatgtgtatgattaggttgttttttttttttgttttttttttattgtttttgtgtaaatgtttggCAAAGTGCATGGAAAACAATGAAACCAAGAGGGTTAACAGCATGTTTGGGTAACTAACCCTAGTCTATCTAGAGCGCTTTAGTTTAGAATTACACAGGGTttctacaaattttaaaaattgtttaatatcTTGTTTGGGTAAACAAGGGGGGGTGAAATGCTATTTCATGccatactgaatttttttttttttttttttttttacactgttaaagagttgatTCCCATGTAAACAtgacaaagtttcaaaaataaGTTGTACGTTGAAGgagtatttttgttcaaaaatactcCTTCGGTTTTGTCACAAGTTTTCGGGGGAAAGTTTTTTTCGAGTATGGGTCTGTGTGACGTTGATGGTGCGGAATTTCTTATAGGGTCCTAAGGGCACTTCTCGGAGGGCGGCTGCGCGCCGGCCCGTACGACCAGGAGCAAGAGAAATGCACTCAACAGAGCCGAGGGCGAGCGAAGGtcaccaaagaagtgtgttttttggTTGCCAGGGCAAGACAACAACGCCTCAcagattaccaaaaaaaaaaaaaccattaaggACCAGTCGGATggagtttatttttaaagagcaTAAACGGCGTTGtgcaagtgtttttgtgtgttcccTGCATTTCGAAGATGCTGTTTACAAACAAAAGTCCACAGTTTGAGCCGATTTGCAAAGCGTTTATTTCTAAGGATTGATGCCGTCCCAACGAAAAAGGGTCACGATGTGTGTTGGAACGCAGCGTGAGTAAAACGCTTTCAAAATCTTTGTGGTGTTAAACTTAGCTATCGGAGCAGTAAGCACATCAAGTAAACAACATGcgatgtatggtgtgtgtgtgtatattacaaTACATGTGTTTAGCTGGCCACTgtagtttctctttttcttttttgttaaaccactcaaacaacaataaacaatgcGTGTAGTGAAAAActgtcaatgaaaaataaatgatatttaataataaaatcacaaagcGCGACTTCTGCATTGAAATGCGCTACTATTCCTAgtttttctatgaaaatattaGTTGATGGCAAAAACGGTTCCCGTGCGTAGATAAGTCAATACAATAACCATAAATCAATtcatgtcctcataaaccacgagtaaaccaCAACAAATGTTGTAAAAGTAGCGCATGTGATTCTTTAGCTACGCCCACAGTCAAGCCTCCAGCCGCTCGTTGTTTTTCGAAAAAAAATCGGCACAGACTATATTTctctttataaatattaattaagactaaaagactttttggagatctGAAGGAGGCCGTGTACTATCTATAGGTAATACAGATTAACGAGATTGAGTGAGAATGAGTATTTCACCCCCCCTTTAAACACCTTTTTAAGACCAATTAAAGAATTCAAAGAATAAATTAAAGGTAACAAAATACTGTACCCCAAGTCTTGTTTTTGAgacatttatcaaaatgaaatgaaaaataaaaaaagaagacaaatatctgtcaatgggctcagaaaaatctaCTTGATTCAAAGGAAAACAAGCTGTCGTTCCTCATAGATCAGGGGTGTGCAAACTGGGTCGTGGAGGGCCcgagctccaaccctaatcaaacacacctgaaccagctgatcAAGGTCTTACTAtgcacactagaaacttccaggcaggtgtgttgaggtgAGTTGGAGTTGGAGTTTAGCTGTTGTGGTGCTCTGGAGGTGCGGGGTTTAGTTTGGAGAGCCCTGCTCTGACCTACACAGatgtttgtaaaatattactcCCATAACTAcaacttcaaaataataattttaccgTCCATGTACCTGAATCTCGTTTCAGAGTGCGCTGCATCTGTTGTTTAGTGGCCGCTCTCTTCCGGGCCACCTGCTCCAGTCTCAGCTCACGCGTTCGGCTCAGCTGGAAACGGAAGAACTTCCAGAGCAGCCAGGATTGAGTGAAACACACCACGAACAACACCAGCAGCCTGCgcgacaaacacacacacagcactgtcCTCATGTCCGGGTCTCtactataaaaacacaaaacaagtgtGAACATCTGTCTCACCTTATAGGAAGAGTGTTGAAGTTTCCCGCCTCCAAATCTAGTGTCTGGTTTTCTGCACGAGCCAAACCGAAGCCCACAGCCAGGAACATCAGAGTCAGAGTGATCATACGGGTCAGGACGAACCCGATGGACCACATCTCAAACCTACAAACACAATACAAGCATGTTTGATGTTATTCAGAGATATTTTGATACACACTACTTCAAAAgtttggctgcatttatttgatcaaaaatgcagtaaaaactgtaatattacgaaatattattacagtttaaaataactgttctttatttgagtatgttttaaaatgtaatttattcttgtgatcaaagctgaattttcagtatcattactccagtcttcagtgtcacatgatcttcagaaatcatattaatatactgatttgctgctcaagaaacatttctgattattaattgTTCCGTttaagatttttgtggaaaccatgatacattttttcaggattctttgatgaatagaaagttcaaaagaacagcaagtattctgtaacattataaatgtatttactgtcacttttgatcaattgcatccttgctgaaaaaaaaaaaaaaaaaaaaaaaaaaaaaaaagaagtgtgcctTACATTTTGTGCTGGTtttcatcaataaaataaaacagtcgAGACAGATGGAAACCCATCTCAGAAAGATACTGCAGAAACAACAAAACCAGCCCGACCCGCGTCAAgctaaagagaaatgaaaaaatacGTTAAATTAAACACTCAGTACAAATATCTGATATTATAAACTAAcagtttttcaattaaaatactatttgaaatatattatatgaccctggagcacaaaaccagtcttaagtgtcaatttttcgaagttgatatttatatatcatctgaaagctgaataaataagctttccattgatgtatggtttgttaggatcggacaatatttggccgacatacaactatttgaaaatctggaatactgagaaaatcacctttgaagttgtccaaatgaattcttagcaatgcatattactaatcaaaaattaagttttgatatattaatggtaggaaatttacaaaatattgacttaagactgattttgtgctccagggtctctCTCtagaaaatcacacacacacacaccacacacacacatacactcacacacatatatacatatatatatattatattaccctattcttaatattatattagatatatatatatatatattatatacacacggTTATATCTACACATAGTATAGaccctgttatatatatataatatattatatacaacacatatatatgctagggatatatattatatatatatatattatatatatatcgatatatatgtAGCTTATATCGATATATATAGGCCTGAGATATTATATATCGGGCAGCCCCCGCGTGATAGCGGGCTTTCAGTGCGGATCGGACAACTCTCTGAGAGTTTAGTAATATACATGGCAATGtcaatgtgtttggtcttggcagaatagactgccagtacatccacagacatgctgctgtgaacatgtaagaaatactgctgctgcacatataacatacacGAGACAACCCCCCAACAAAGCAGGATACACAGGAACGGACAATACAGCCGAATAAATGCATGTCGCTGAGTGTAAGAATATAAACTGCTGCATCAGCGGAGCAGACATGCACATATTCACACttacagaaaaatgaaaacaggtcAGTATAGAACAAATCCCTCCAAAACAAGCTGATCTATCGCCAAGACAtatgtactgctgctgctccAAAAAGTCACGTGAACCGCATGCATTACTATCTATGAGTGGCTACCATGCCGACcggcatatattaaaatatattaatcataacTGTCTTAGATATGACTTTTATACTCCTATTGGGTATTAAAGCTAGTCAGACAATAAAGAGAGTGTGACTCAAATCTACGGAAAACATCGCcctaagaaataaacaaacaggaaCACTGAGGTTAATATGGTGAATTGGTTATTGAAATGCATACAGTACCGGAATGCCTTGTCTAATTTTCGTATTATTGGTTTTTAGAGGTTTTAGGGTGTTAATGAGTTTGACTCAAATCCTGTTCTAGTGTGTTTTAATGTGATTGAATGTGAttgatttttcttattatttctttttattgggTATTCtcaagagagagatgagagagagagagaggtaccttgagagagagagcaaagagagagagagaagagagagagagatcagagagacgagagagatgaacttaagctgattttttttgtgattaaagaGATGAGGCGAGAGAGATCTGAGTTCTGGACTCGAGATTGATCGAGAGATATGAGGGTAGACGAACAGCGATTCAGAGAGCTATGGACACACTGTTTCATGTGTCTAGTGATGTGCGTTAATGCCGTTCATGTCTTACTTTAACAGATATGCAGCCAGAATGTGTAAGAGATAAAGACTGATGTACTGCAGCTGACGTGGGATTTCCTcctaaaaagataaaaacataatgctttcattatatagcaacacaattaaattattatatagatACATTACTGTGTatatacatctctctctctccctgcatCAAGGTTTCTGTTTTCCTCTCATCTTCTCTTACCTTTCTCACTTTCTGGAAGTAAAGCTCAGGTAGTGCGTGAAACCAGTACGCCAGCTGTGTGAGGTAGAAGAACTTCACCTGAAACCTGACAGAAAGATGATATTACAGTCACATGACAATCTGACAGAACCAATCACAATCAAATCAACCACCAACACTGGCATACTGAgagtttccatgttttatttgtCATGTTATATTCAGCATGTTATATAcatgtgctggtcatataattagaatatcatcaaaaagttgatgcTGAATATGTGcgctgaatttgggattttccttagttgtcagttataatcatcaccaaattaaaagaaataaacatttgtaaatatatcaTCTGACTGTGTCATgacatgaatataatatacaagtttcactttttgaatggaattagtgaaataaatcaacattttgatgatattctaattatatgaccagcacctgtatagtgTTTGCATGGAGCAGCAAACATCCACGAGACAATCTCACAAAAAACTAAagttactcaaaaaaataaatcataaaaaaaaaaaaaaaaaaaaaaaaaaaaattaaaaaagactatcaataaa
This portion of the Cyprinus carpio isolate SPL01 chromosome A20, ASM1834038v1, whole genome shotgun sequence genome encodes:
- the LOC109068251 gene encoding translocating chain-associated membrane protein 2-like, whose translation is MAFRRRNKSYPFFSQEFLIQNHADIVFSLVICILIGLMFETTAKTAIFFFCSSLMCIPRFLLISIFLAVVCSIQKVNRRLHLSKSKNTKFNESGQLCVFYLVSSLWSLYVIATEGYLLRPSSLWENYPHVHLRFQVKFFYLTQLAYWFHALPELYFQKVRKEEIPRQLQYISLYLLHILAAYLLNLTRVGLVLLFLQYLSEMGFHLSRLFYFIDENQHKMFEMWSIGFVLTRMITLTLMFLAVGFGLARAENQTLDLEAGNFNTLPIRLLVLFVVCFTQSWLLWKFFRFQLSRTRELRLEQVARKRAATKQQMQRTLKRDSVGHHENGLIKAENGTSPRLKKIKTP